AGACGAAGTTCGACGCCATGCCGCGGCCGGGACCGCGCGGCAAGCGTCCGGAGTAAGCCAGATTTGTCAGGGGTTGGTGTTACAGCCGCCGCGGATCGCAGCCCGCGGCGGCTTCCTTTTATCCGGAAACCGCGCGGCGGCCGACCGCCCCCCCGGCCGGCCGCCCCACCCCGCGCTCACTCCACCACGTAGATTTCGAGGAGCGCGATGCCGGTGGTGCCGCCCACGCCGGAAACCAGGACCGTGTAGGAACCCGGCTGGAAGGTCGCGACGAACGCCGCGTCCTTGCTGCCGGCAGGCAGTTCGAACGCGCCCAGGCCCGCAGCCGTGGACGCCGTGGTCGCCGCGCCGGCGTTGCTGCCCCAGTCGTCATTTGTCAGCAGCACTTGATCCGTCGTCGAGCCGGAGGGTTTGCCGTAGATCGCCATCTGCGGATCCGCCAACACCTCGGCGGCCGGGAGCCCGAGCGCGGTGAGCCGCGGCCCGACCGCCCGGATCAGGAGCGTCTTGGGGCCGTACGAGACCACGAACCCGCCGATCAGGACTTCGCTGCCCGTGCCGGCGAAGCCGCGCGCCGAGAGGTTCACCAGGCGCGGCTGCGAGGCGCTGGAGTTCGTGTCGTACACCTCGACGAGCGCGATGCCGGTGCCGTCGCTGGCGCCGCGCGTGATCGCCGAATACATGCCTTCGCTGAGGTCGGTGAGGATGGCGGCGTCGGTGCTGCCCGCGTGCAGGCTGAATGCGCCGACGCTCGCGGCCGCGGTGACGATCGCACCGGCGTTGCTCGCATCGCTCCAGTTGTCGCTCGCGAGCAGGTCGGCATAGGCGCCGGACTCATACCGCTTGAGGCTGAGCTGCGGATCCGCGAGGCGGTTGTCGACGTTGAGGTCGGCGAGCGTCGGCCCCACGCCGCGGATCAGCATCGGCTTCGCGCCGGTGCCGGAAATCACGAAGCCGGGAAACAGCTGCTGGTTGCCCGTGCCCACCCAGCCGCGGGTCGAGAGGTTCACCAGCCGGCCCGCAGTCGTGACCACCGCGGTGACCGACACCACCACCGGATCGCTGGCGATCGTCTGGGCATTGGCGGTGACGAGACACCGGTAGGTAGAACTTTGATACGCCTGGGCGCTGAGGAGCGCGAGCGACGCGGCGGTGGCGCCGCTGATGTCCTGCCACTCCCCGTTCACCAGCATCTGCCACTGGTAGGTCGTGGCGTAGCTGGTGGTCGCGGTCACGCTGAGCGTGGTGGCGTTGCCGGCGTCGAGCGTCACCGTGCCGCTCTGGTCGGCCACGACGGTGAATCCGCCGGTGTCGTCCCCACCGGGGTTGCCGTTCACGGAACTCGAGACGCGCCAGGTCGACGGCTTGGCCCAGTGTTCGGCCGCCGTCGCCGCAGCGTCCCGCACCACGATGGAGCAGCCGCCGCCCGATGCGGCGGCATACCAGTCGGTCTCGTAACGGAACTTGAGGATATGGACGTACCACGGCGCGGGGAGCGTCAGTGCGATGGTCTCCCCGGTGTTGTCGAGCGCGCCGTCATAGGAGCCCGCGGCAAGCGTGGCCGCCGCCCCCGGGTAGCGGGTGAGGAACGTGCTGCGCGCCTTCGCCACCACGACGTAGGCGCCGGCAGCCAGGGTCGTGCCGCTCGCGAAGGTGTAGTCCAGGCCGTTGGTGAACCGCACGCCGCTGAGATCGAGCGTGGTGGCGCCGATGTTCTTCAGCTCGATGAACTCGTAGTCGCTCGCGCTCGAGGCGGCGGCTGGCTGGTACATGAGCTCGGTGATGCGGAGGTTGTTCAGCAGATCCGTGTACGCCGACGGCAGCGTCGTCGCGTTGGAGATGCCGGGCGTCGGCACCGCGAAGCTGGCCCACGTCATGCCGCCGTCCGTTGCGCGGCCCGTGGAGTACTCCGCGGGCTGGGCCGCGAAGTCCACCTGGTCGATCAGCGTGCCGTTGGCCCCGAGCAGCGCGAGGAGGTCGAAATCGGCGTCGAGCGCGAACGTGATGTCGGCGCCGTACAGCGTGACGAAGCCGGTGGGCGCGATGAAGCTGAGCGCCGGGAACGCGAAGCGGCTCGGGTAGTTCACGGCATCGTCCGTCAGCCGCACGCCCGCGAGCGCGACCGGCGTGGCGGCGGGATTGTAGAGTTCGACGAAGTCGTGATCGACGCGGTAGCCGATGCGCCCCGCCCACTCGTTGATCTTCACCGCGGCCGGACTGCCGAGCGTCACCGCCGCGCCGTTGGCCGCACCCGCGGTCGGCACGGTGAGCGCCCACGTGTCGGCGCTGCTGCCCGTGCGGCTGATCGAGTAGTCGCTGATCTGATACCCGAAGGTGATCGTGTCCAGGAGCGTGGTGCCGTCGCTGTCGTAGAGCTGCACGACGTCGCCCTCCGCATCGAGGGCGAAGCCCGTGTGCAGGCCGGAGCCGGTCGTGTTGGTGTCGGCGTACAACACCAGGTAACCGCCGGCGGCGATCGTGGTGCCGGCGGGGAACACGTATTTCTGCGGCGTGGCGGGATCGTCGGTCAGGCTCCTGCCCGCGAGGCTCACGGCGGCCGTGCCCGCGTTGTGGAGCTCGATGATGTCGGGATAGGTGCCGTCGAGCGCGATCTTGGTATTGGTCGCGAGGACCTCGTTGAGCCGCAGGCTGGGCGTGCTCGTCGCGGCGAGCGTGGCCGTGCTCGTGGCCGCGGCCGGCGTGGTCTTCGCCGCCCCGATGAGCCCGAGCAGGTAGGCCTGGCGTTGCGTCATGAAGCTCTTGATCGAGCTGCGCACCGTGGCGGACGCCCAGCCGGAGAGGTGGTTGTCCACGAACTGGTAGAAGGGCGGGTACGCGTTCGCGGAGGTGTCCGCATCGAACACCGTCCCGTAAAGCTCGCGGATCGCCGCGTAGTACTTGGCGCGAAACGCCGCGTTGCCCGTGGTGGAGCTGTTACCCATCAGCGGCAGCAGCGGCTTCATCAGCGTGACCGAGCCTACGCCGGCGCGGCTGACCGTGTCGGTCTCGGTCATGTCGTAGAGCCCCACGGCCGTGGCGCTCACCGCGCCGTCGCCCGTGCCGAGGATCGTGTCCATGTCGTGCGGCAGCAGCACCATCCGGGTGGTCGTGCCGTCGTTGACGAAGGCGGCGGCGTAGTCGTCGTCCTCGCCGGTGGAGAGGTTGGGCTCGTTGTTGAGGAGGATGGTGAACACGGCCATCCAGCGCGCGAGGTAGTCGAGGTCGGCGACGTTGGAGAGCGTGGTCACGTTGGCGTCGGAAAACCCGGTGTTGTTCCAGGTGCCGGCCGCGACGTTGCCGGAGGTGGCGTTGTTGAAATACGGCGCGGCGGTGTCCTGCCAGGTCTTGGTGAACGCCATCACGTCGGACCAGTCGTTGGCGGCGGAGTTGTTCTCCTTTTGCCAGCCGCTCCAGGTGGCGCTCGGGCTGGTGGGCGCGGTGCTCGAGGTGTAGGCCCACGAGGAGGTGCTGGTCTTCCGGTAGAGCTGCACGGACTGGGCGAGGGGGAAGTGGTTGTCGGCATAGTCGCCGTTGAAGTCCTCAACGCGGACCCACATCCCGAAGTCGCCCGTGGCGCCGCTGCTCACGGTCGACTCGGTGCCCTGGCGGCGCAGCTCGACCGGGGAGACGTCGGCGGCGACGAGTCCGGCCGCGGTCTGCAGCCGCATGGCAAGATACTGCAGGTAGGAGGCCTTGGGGTTCAGGTTGAAGCTCGAGACGCCGTCCCACTTGTGGTCATTCGGAATCTTGAAATGCAGCGGCTTGAACGTGTAGCTGCGGCTGCTGTTGCCCCGAATGCGCATGGAGCAGAGGTAGCGGATCGTGGTGTCGATGCCGCGGGTGACGACCAGGGTGACGTTGAACTCGCGATCGCTGTTGGGATTGCTGGAGGCGAGCGAGGTGAAGGCGGCGTTCTCGGCGGCGGTCAGCACGAGCCGGTAGACGGGCGCAGCGGAGCTCACAACCTCATCGTCGACCTGGTATGTGCCGTTGGTGTTCTGTCCCTCGCTCGACGGCGCGGGCCAGGTGCGGGTGTTGGTGCCGTCCGTGGCCGAGATATAGAACTCAACGATCGTCTTGGCCGCCATCGCGGGCAGCGCAGCGGTGAAGTTGCCCGAGCCGTCGTGGTCCATCGTGACGGCGGCGTAGGAGCCCGGGCTGGTGGAGGTGGCGACGCGCCACCAGAGCGTGGCGGTGAGCGCGCTGGCGGCGGATTCGTCGGCCAGCGAGCAGGAGATGGTTACGGCGCTGCTGCTCGTCGGCACGGCCGGCGAGTGCTTCACGTCGGTGATCACGGGGGCGACGTTGGTGGAAAGGAGGGAGTTCGCGGCGCCGGGCGAGCCGCCGGTGGCAGTCGATGCGCCCCAGTTTTGTCCGTTGGTCGTGGCGAGGGAGGGGTTGCGGCGCTCGAGCGAGGCGCCGGCGCTGTTGGCGCGGGACACCCACGACCAGCCGCCCAGGGAGTCGCGCGTGCGCGTGGCCCAGTCGCCCTCGTCGGCGTAGTCGACCTCGTCAACCACGGTCCACGCGCCGGTGGTGTCACCCGGTTTGGACAAGGCGACGGTTTCGCCGTTGTTGGCGAGGTGGCCCGTCCAGGGGCCGTAGACGGTGGCGAGGCCGGTGGCGGCCTGGAGCGAGCTGACGTTGGCGGCGACGACGACGTAGCCCTTGGCGGCAATCGTGGTGCCGGCGGGGAAGGTGTAGCTGACGCCCTGGGTGAAGGCCCAGCCCGAGAGGTCGACGGCGGTGGCGTCGGGGTTGTACAGCTCGATGAACTCGAGGCCGGTGTTCTCGGGATACGTGGTGCCCGGCCGGTACATCAGTTCGTTGATCACCGGGGCGCCGCGCAGCGCGGCGGCACCGGCCACGAGGGCCAGGAGGACCGGCAGGAGCAGACGGGAACGGGCGCGCGCAAGGAGCCGTCGCACGCAGGCACGCCAGGCGGAATTCGCAGAAAACATGAGGGCGGGAGTTGAGGAGCCGTGGGGCGGCAGCGATCGGCGCGATGCGCTGCTCCCGCCGGGGAAAGACTCCCGGATTGTTAAGCTACGGTTCGGCGGGGCCGCCGAAATTGTTAAGCCGGGGTAAAGGCTGGTACTTCCGGGACGAAACCGCGTCGAAACGGGACATGCGCCCCGACCTGCTGCAGCAACGACGCTTTGAGCTGAAGTACCGCGTGAAAGAGTCCACCGCGGCGGCCATTCGCGCGCACGTCCGGAGTCACCTCGTGCCCGACGAGTACGCGGCGGGCCAGCCGGACCACGCCTACGCCGTCCACAGCCTGTACCTCGATTCCGCGGACCTGCGGCTGTATCACGCGACGCTCAACGGCGACCGAAACCGCTACAAGCTGCGGTTGCGGTACTACGACGACGCGGCGAATGCCCCGGTGTTCTTCGAGATCAAGCGCCGCGAGGACCACTGCATCCACAAGCAGCGGGCGGCGGTGCGGCGCTCCGCGCTGCACGCGCTGCTCGCCGGACGCTGGCCGGGGCCGGCCGATCTCTTCGGCAGCAGCCCGCGGCAATTGCTCGACCTCCAGGAGTTCAGCCGGCTCCTCCAGCACGTGCGCGCCCGGCCGCAGGCGCGCGTCATCTACCGGCGGGAAGCGTGGATGTCGCCGTGGGACAACTCCGCGCGCGTCACCTTCGATCGCGACGTGCGCAGCCTCCCGCACCGCACGGAGGAGCTGACGCTCGAAGACCGCGGCGCCGTGCGACCCTTCGGCGAGGAGGTGATCTTCGAGATCAAGTACACCGACCGCATGCCGGCCTGGGCGGCGGAACTGGTCCACGTCTTCGAATTGGTGCAGAGCGGTGCGGCCAAGTACGTCGAGGGGCTCCATTCCTCCGGAGCGACACGGCCGCCCTCCCCGGTCGCCGGGCACAGCGCGACCGACAGCCGCCAGTTCTGGGCGGCCGACCGCGCGAGCGTGCCGGTCTGAAGGGCGGCCGCAGCGCCACTTTTTCCGCCAACCCTCAACTCCTCCTCCGCGCATGCTCGATTTCTTCGTCCGAGGTGACTACGGCGCCACGCCCGCCAGCTTCGAAACGGTGCTGCTGGCGCTGCTGCTGGCCTTCCTCCTCGGCCTGGTGATGGCCTGGGCCTACATGACCTGCCACAGCGGTGGTTCGTACTCCCGCGCGTACGTCGTCTCCCTCGTGCTCATGCCCGTGATCGTGGCGCTGGTGCTGTCGGTGCTGAGCAACAACCTCGTCACTGCGTTCGGGCTGATGGCGGTCTTCGCGATCGTCCGTTTCCGCAACATCCTCCGCGACACGCTGGACACCGCCTACATCCTGGCGGCAATCGTCGTCGGCATGGCGTGCGGCTCGCAGAAGTACGCGACGGCGGTGGTCGGCTGCGGCGTGATCCTGCTCGTGGTGATCGCGCTGGCGCTGACGCAGTTTGGTCGCCGCAGCCACTACGACCTGGTGCTCAACCTGCACTGGGCCAGCCCCGTGGCGCGGCTGGGCGAACTGCAGGCCCTCCTGGACCGACATGCGTGGCGCGCGGTCTGCGCCCATCACCAGCCCACCCCCGACGGCTCCGGCATCGATCTCTCGTACCGGCTGCTCCTGCGCGATCCAGACCGGCGCGAGGAACTCCTGCGCGAGCTCGGCGCGCTGGCGGGCGTGTCGTGCCTCGCCAGCATCACCGCCCACGACGACTCGGAGATCTGACCCATGCCGACGCCGCCGCCCCCCATTCCCGTTTCGCGCCGCCAGCGCTGGCGCGAGTTCAGGCACCGCGTGCTGCCATTCCTGCTTTTTGCCGGCAGCCTGGCCCTGGTGACCGTGCTCTGGCGCCGTTCGGTGGCCCCACCCATGTTCGTCGCCACCGCCGAGGCCGACCAGACCGAGGTGCGCTCCGTGGCCGGCGGCTGGCTCTCGAGTCTCGACGTGGAGGTCCTGCAGCCCGTCGAAGCGGGCGCGGTGCTGGGCCACGTCGTCACGACGGATCCGCGGGTCCTGGAGGCCTCGCTCGGCGTCGCCCGCGCCGAGCTGCAGTTGCTGACCGCGAGCCTGGAGCCGGCGCTGAACCAGCAGCGGATCGCGGTCGATCGCGACCGGTTGAACCTCGAGTGGATGCAACAGCGCGTCGAACTCGCGTCGCTCCGCGTGCGCGTGACGCAGGCGGCGAGCGATCTCGCCCGGTCCGCCAAGCTGCACGCGCAGCACATGGTGACGGACCAGGAGCACGAACTCGCCCGCACGACGCACGACGAGCTCACCGCCCAGTTGCACGAGACCATGGCGCTGGTGGCGAAGCTGGCGCCGAAGTTCGATGCCACCGCGCCCGAAGCGATCCCGACGCCATCGGTGCAAGGCACGCTCTCGGCGGCGCTCCGGCTGGAAGAGGAGAAAGTCCGGCTGATCGAGGCGCAGCTCAGTCCCCAACCGCTGCGCGCGCCGCGCGGCGGCGTGGTCTCGGCGGTGTTTCGCCGCGCCGGCGAAGGAATCGTGAGCGGCGAATCGATCGTGCGCATCACGGGGACCCGTCCGCTGCGGCTCGTGGGCTACCTGCGCCAGCCGCTGCCGCTCGAGCCGCGGCCCGGCATGCTCGTCGAGGTGCGTTCGCGGCAGTTCCAGCGCCGCGTCGCCCAGGCGAAAATCGTGCAGGTCGGCACCGCCATGGAATTCCTGCCCGCGCCCGTGCTCGCCGCGATGCGCATCCCCGTCACCGCCGAGCCATCGGAGCTCGGGCTCCGCATTCATCTTTCGCCCGTGGAGGAACTCGGGCTGCGTCCCGGCGAAATCGCTGACGGCATCATTGTGAAGTAAAAGTGCAGGTGAGAGTGAAAAGGCGGGCGGACTGGAGTGAAGCGGGAGTGAAGTGAGCAAACGGGCCCCGAGCCGCCGGCCCCACCTTCCTCCATTATCATAAACCGCCGCGTCTCGGTGGTTTATAATCCCCCATCCCGGATTATCCCGGCCTGACAGCATTTCCGGCGGGGTTCGTGGCACGGCCCTCGTCGGTCCGCGCCGCGGCCAGCACGCTCCGGCCATGATCAAGCGACTCGTTCCGTGGATCGCGTTCCTGCTGCTGGCCGGGGGCGCGCTGCTGTGGTGGCGCCGTTCCACCGGCGCCGCGACCGCCTCCCTGGTGTTTCGAACCGCCACGGTGCAGCGCGGGGATGTGACGCAGACCGTCACGGGCAGCGGCTCGCTTTCGGCGCTCATCACCGTCGATGTCGGCAGCCAGGTGTCGGGCAACATCGCGAAGCTGTATGTGGATTACAATGACACGGTGAAGGCCGGCCAGCTCCTGGCGGAGATCGAGCCGACGACCTATGAGGCCAAGGTTTTCCAGGCGGAGGCGGACCTGCTGTCGGCGCAGGCCGCCCTCGATCTCAAGCAGCTTGCCGTGCGCCGCGCCAGCGAGCTGCTGGGCCGGAAGCTGCTCTCGCAGTCGGACTACGACGACGCCGCGGCCGCGCTGCGCCAGCAGGAGGCCTCGTTCAAGAAGGCGACGGCGGCGATGAAGAGCGCCAAGACCGACCTCGACCGCTGCAAGATCTACTCCCCCGTGGACGGCGTCGTGCTGAAGCGCACGGTGTCCGCCGGCCAGACCGTGCAGTCGAACTACAACGTTGCCACCCTCTTCACGATCGCGCGCGACCTGCGGCAGATGGAAATCGAGGCGGCGATCTCGGAGGCGGACATCGGCGGCGTGGAGGCCGGGCAGGCGGTGACCTTCACGGTCGACGCGTTTCCCGGGCGCTCCTTCCAGGCGAAGGTGCGGCAGATCCGCAACAACTCCACCGTCTCGAACAACGTCGTCACGTACCCGACCATCATTTCGGTGGACAACGCGGACCTGAAGCTGCGGCCCGGGATGACGGCGAACGTCGTCATCGCGACGGCTCGTCGCAGCCACGTCCTGCGCGTGCCCAATGCCGCGTTGCGCTTCAAGCCGCCGGAGGGGGCGTCCGTGCTCGCGGCGGCGGAGGCGAATGGCCCGGACGGCGCCGGCGGGCCGCCGGCCTTCGACCGCCTGCCGGACGAGATCAAGCAGCGCATGCTGGCCGACTTTGACAAAAACGGCGACGGCCGCCTCGACGCCGACGAGCAGAAGACGATGCAGGCGACGCTGCGCAACCGGCGCGCCGCGGCCCAGGGCAGCGCGGGTGGGTTCGGCCCGCCCGATGGCGGCATGGGCGGCCCGCCTCCGGGGGGCGGTGGTCCGGCCGGGGGCGGCGCCGGCGGCGGATCGGGCGGCAGCGCCCGCGTGGTGCGCGCCGCCGGCTCGGCCGTCGACCACTCGCAGCCCGTCACCGTGTACGTCGTGCAAGGCACACCCGATGCCGCAGGACGAGCCAGCGGTGCGCTGCAGCCGAGGCCGGTCTTTGTCGGCGTAAGCGACAGCACGTACACCGAGATTCTCTCCGGGATCGAGGAGGGTGCTGTCCTCGCCAGCGGCACGCTGTCCGCGCAGCAGCTCGCGACGACGCCGGCGAAGACCGGCACGAACAACCTCTTTGGTCCGCCGCGCCCGCCCGGCGCGCGCAAGTGAGCCGCGACCCGCACGCCATGCAACCGGTCATCGAGATCACCGACCTGCACCGCATCTACCAGACGGGGGGTGCGCCCGTGCATGCGGTGCGCGGCGTGTCGCTGCGCGTGATGCCGGGCGAGTTCGTCGCGGTGATGGGCGCGAGCGGCTCGGGCAAGTCGACGCTGATGAACACGCTTGGCTGTCTCGACCGCCCGACGCGCGGCTCGTACCGGGTCGACGGGACGGATGTGTCGGCGCTGGACAGCGACGCGCTCGCCGCCATCCGCAACCGCAAGATCGGTTTCGTCTTCCAGGGCTTCAACCTCCTGGCCCGCACCACCGCGCTCGAAAACGTCGAGCTGCCGATGCTCTACGCGCACCCGCCGCTGCCGAGCGGCGAACTGCGGGCGCGGGCCTTGCACGCGCTCGCCCAGGTGGGGCTCAGCGACCGCGCCGACCACGTGCCGAGCCAGCTCTCGGGCGGGCAGCAGCAGCGCGTCGCAATCGCGCGGGCCCTCGTGCTCGGACCTTCGCTCCTGCTCGCCGACGAGCCGACGGGAAACCTGGATACGCGCACCAGCATCGAGATCATGGGCGTGTTCCAGCAGCTCAACGCCGCGGGCATGACCGTCGTGATGGTCACGCACGAGCTGGACGTCGCCCGCTTCGCCCGCCGCATGATCGTCATGCGCGACGGCCGCGTGCGGCGGGACGAGCCGATTGCCGCGCGCGCGGCGGCGGCGACCGAGCTGGCCCGCGTCGCGGCGGAGGAACAGGCCGCGGAACTCATCCCATGAAACGTCTGCTCGCCATTCTGCGCGTCGCCCTCCGGGCGCTCCGACGCAACGTCCTGCGCACCTTCCTCACGATGCTGGGCATCATCATCGGCGTGGCCGCGGTGATCGGCATGGTGAGCATCGGCACCGGCGCGCGCGTGCAGGTCGAGCAGCAGATCGCCGCGCTGGGGCAGAACGTGATCATGGTCATGGCCGGCAACATGAGCCGCGGCGGGATGTTCTCGGGCATGGGCGGCGCGCCGACGCTGACGCTCGAGGACGCGTTCGCGTTGCGGAACGAAGTCGACGGCGTCGCCACGATGAGCCCCGAGGTGCGCGGCAATGTGCAGGTCGTGGCCGGCAATCTGAACTGGAACGTGCAGGTGATGGGCGTGAGCCACGAGTACCTCGACCTGCGCGCCTGGCCGCTGAGTGAGGGCGACTTTTTCACCGAGCAGGACATCCGCGCGAGCACCCGTACCTGCGTGCTCGGCCAGACCACGGCGAAGAAGCTCTTCGAGGACGCCAGTCCGATCGGCGCCGCGGTGCGCGTGAAGGGGATCCCGTTCACCGTCGTGGCGGTGCTCGCGCCGAAAGGCTCGAACATGATGGGCCAGGACCAGGATGACGTCGTGTTTGTCCCTTACTCCACCGCGATGCGCCGGCTCTTCGGGCAGAATTTCCTGCGCGCGATCAACCTGGGCGCGGCGAGTCCCGATCGGATCAAGGACGTCACGACGCAGGTGGCCGAACTGCTGCGGCAGCGGCATCGCATCCAACCCGGGCGCGACGACGATTTCATGGTGCGCACGCAGCAGGAGATCACAGAGTTCGCGACCTCGACGGCGAAGACGATGACCGGGCTGCTGGGCGCGATCGCCGGTGTGTCGCTGCTCGTCGGCGGCATCGGCATCATGAACATCATGCTGGTGTCAGTCACGGAGCGCACGCGGGAGATCGGCATCCGGCTGGCGGTGGGCGCGCGGCGACGCGACATCCTGCGGCAGTTTCTGACCGAGGCGGTGGTCTTGAGCATCGCCGGCGGGCTGGTCGGGATCGCGACCGGCGTGGGCGTTTCGATGGCGCTCGCGGCGCAGTTCAACTGGCCGACGCTGACGCCGACGTACGCGGTCGCGGGAGCGTTCCTCTTCAGCGCGATGGTCGGCGTGTTCTTCGGCTACTACCCGGCGAGGAAAGCCGCGCAGCTCGATCCCATCGAAGCACTGCGGTACGAATAGGTCAGAAGCCGGATATCAGGAGCCAGATGTCGGACGTCAGATGTCAGAAGCCTGAGGCCGGATATCCGAAGCCAGAGACCGGGAACCGGAGGCCGGATGTCAGATATCAGAGGTCAGACGTCAGCGTCAGACTAGGCCCGGCTGTCCGCCGCACCCTTGCGGGCCTCTGGCATCGGTTTGGCTTCCGACCTCTGACATCTGGCCTCTGGCTTCTGACATCTGGCCTCCGGCTTCCGGCTTCTGGCCTCCGTAATTACTTCTTCTTGCAGCAGCCTTCCTTCTTCTCGCCCTCGGCGCCGGCCGGGCACTGCTTCTTTTCGCCCTTCTGGCAGCAGGCGGGTTTGTTGGCCTTGTCGCACTTCGCACAATCTTTGCCCTCGGCTTTGCACTTGGCCTTCATCTCGGCGCAAGCAGCGGCACTCGGGCATTCCTTGGTAGGCTGGGCGGGCTTGGCCTGGTCTGCGGCGTAAGCGGCGAACGCAAAGGCGGCCAGGGCGAAGGAAGCGGTGAGGAGGGTACGGATTTTCATGAAGTTGAAACAGGGGATTGGCTTCGTAACTACACTCAAACCAGACCCTTACCAGCCGATTCTGATCAGCTCGCATCCTCTTGAACGAAACCTCCAGCCGCAAACGACTGCCGGCCACCCGTCCGTGGATCGGCGCCTCCGCCCAACCCGCCGCCGCCCCTGCCCTGCGTCGCGCCGCCTGAGCAGTCAGGCTGGTTGCGTCAAAGGTCTATACGCCTGGTCCTGTCCCGCCGCGGGCAGAGCCGCAGCTAGATGTGACGCCGTGACGGCCTGACCCCATTTCCGACGGGGTCAGGCCGTCACGGCGTCACACGCAAGGCTACGTGGTCGTTGCGCGCGCTTCGCGGGCGAGGCGGCGTTCCCAGTACCAGGTGAAGAAGACGGGGACGGAGAACAGGGACACGAAATCGAAGACCATGCCGCCCACCACCGGCAGCACCATCGGCTGCATCAGCTCGGACCCGCGGCCCGTGGCCCAGAGCACCGGGATCAGCGAGAGCATGGCCGTCGCGTTGGTCATGATCGCGGGCCGGCGCCGGCGCAGGCCGGCCTGGAAGACCCGGCGGTTCACTTCGGCAAGCGTGCCGGGGTGCGTCTTGAACTGCTCCTGGATGTACGTCCCAAGCAGGATGCCGTCGTTGAACATGACGCCGAGCAGCACCAGGAAGCCGACCACCACGGCGGTCGTCATCTCCGCCCCCCAGAGCCACACGAAGAAGAACCCGCCCGCGGTCGTGACCGTCGCGTTGGCCAAGACGATGATCGCGGTGATCAGCCACGACCGCGTGCCGAGATAGATCAGCAGCACCATCACCGCCATCGACGCGCTGATGATCCAACGGAGAGTCTGGTCGGCCTTGAGCTTCTGCTCGTAGCGGCCCACCCAACGATAGGTCGCACCCGCCGGCAGCTCCAGCTGGCCGGACGACAAGGCGGCCCGGAGCCGCGCATCGGCATCGCGCACGACCTCGACCTCGCCGCGGCCGCGCGCGTTGAGCAGCACGTACTGCGTGCGCTTGCCGCCTTCCGAACGGATCGCCATCGGCCCGATCGTGTAGGTCAGCCCCGCCTCGCTCGGCCGCGTGGCGACGACGCGCGCGTGTCCGGCCTTGATCGCCGCCAATACCGCGGCCGGCAGCGACTCGTCCGCCGGTACGGTGAGTTCGAGCCGGTGCGGATCCAACACGGTCGCGTTGCGTTGCGCCGTAAGCGGCAGGCCGGCGACGAATGCGTTGGCGTCCCCGCCGTGGTCCGCGAGCTGCAGCGTATGCACCGTCGGCACCGCGAGGACACTGCTGAGCGGCACGCCGCCCATCCCACCGGGCACCGGGATGCGCACCCCGAGCAACTCGTCCGGGTCATCGCGCCGCTCGCGTTCGTAGCGGATGCGCACCGGATAACGCAGCGCCCCCTCGACGGAGTACGTCACGGCCATGCCGCCGAGCGCCGTCTCAACCGACCGCATGACTTGCTCGTTGGTCAGCCCGAAGCGCGCAAGCTTAGCCGGATCCAGCCGGATTTCGGCGTAGGGCTTGCCGCCCTCGCGCTGCATCTGCACGTCGGCCGCGCCGGGCGTGGGCTGGATGACCTTCTCGGCCGCCTCGGCGAAACGCTCGAGCGCGTCCTGGTCATCGCCCAGCACCTGCAGCGCGATGAGACTGCGGATGCCGGTGGAGAGCAT
The Opitutus sp. ER46 genome window above contains:
- a CDS encoding polyphosphate polymerase domain-containing protein is translated as MRPDLLQQRRFELKYRVKESTAAAIRAHVRSHLVPDEYAAGQPDHAYAVHSLYLDSADLRLYHATLNGDRNRYKLRLRYYDDAANAPVFFEIKRREDHCIHKQRAAVRRSALHALLAGRWPGPADLFGSSPRQLLDLQEFSRLLQHVRARPQARVIYRREAWMSPWDNSARVTFDRDVRSLPHRTEELTLEDRGAVRPFGEEVIFEIKYTDRMPAWAAELVHVFELVQSGAAKYVEGLHSSGATRPPSPVAGHSATDSRQFWAADRASVPV
- a CDS encoding lamin tail domain-containing protein, whose translation is MFSANSAWRACVRRLLARARSRLLLPVLLALVAGAAALRGAPVINELMYRPGTTYPENTGLEFIELYNPDATAVDLSGWAFTQGVSYTFPAGTTIAAKGYVVVAANVSSLQAATGLATVYGPWTGHLANNGETVALSKPGDTTGAWTVVDEVDYADEGDWATRTRDSLGGWSWVSRANSAGASLERRNPSLATTNGQNWGASTATGGSPGAANSLLSTNVAPVITDVKHSPAVPTSSSAVTISCSLADESAASALTATLWWRVATSTSPGSYAAVTMDHDGSGNFTAALPAMAAKTIVEFYISATDGTNTRTWPAPSSEGQNTNGTYQVDDEVVSSAAPVYRLVLTAAENAAFTSLASSNPNSDREFNVTLVVTRGIDTTIRYLCSMRIRGNSSRSYTFKPLHFKIPNDHKWDGVSSFNLNPKASYLQYLAMRLQTAAGLVAADVSPVELRRQGTESTVSSGATGDFGMWVRVEDFNGDYADNHFPLAQSVQLYRKTSTSSWAYTSSTAPTSPSATWSGWQKENNSAANDWSDVMAFTKTWQDTAAPYFNNATSGNVAAGTWNNTGFSDANVTTLSNVADLDYLARWMAVFTILLNNEPNLSTGEDDDYAAAFVNDGTTTRMVLLPHDMDTILGTGDGAVSATAVGLYDMTETDTVSRAGVGSVTLMKPLLPLMGNSSTTGNAAFRAKYYAAIRELYGTVFDADTSANAYPPFYQFVDNHLSGWASATVRSSIKSFMTQRQAYLLGLIGAAKTTPAAATSTATLAATSTPSLRLNEVLATNTKIALDGTYPDIIELHNAGTAAVSLAGRSLTDDPATPQKYVFPAGTTIAAGGYLVLYADTNTTGSGLHTGFALDAEGDVVQLYDSDGTTLLDTITFGYQISDYSISRTGSSADTWALTVPTAGAANGAAVTLGSPAAVKINEWAGRIGYRVDHDFVELYNPAATPVALAGVRLTDDAVNYPSRFAFPALSFIAPTGFVTLYGADITFALDADFDLLALLGANGTLIDQVDFAAQPAEYSTGRATDGGMTWASFAVPTPGISNATTLPSAYTDLLNNLRITELMYQPAAASSASDYEFIELKNIGATTLDLSGVRFTNGLDYTFASGTTLAAGAYVVVAKARSTFLTRYPGAAATLAAGSYDGALDNTGETIALTLPAPWYVHILKFRYETDWYAAASGGGCSIVVRDAAATAAEHWAKPSTWRVSSSVNGNPGGDDTGGFTVVADQSGTVTLDAGNATTLSVTATTSYATTYQWQMLVNGEWQDISGATAASLALLSAQAYQSSTYRCLVTANAQTIASDPVVVSVTAVVTTAGRLVNLSTRGWVGTGNQQLFPGFVISGTGAKPMLIRGVGPTLADLNVDNRLADPQLSLKRYESGAYADLLASDNWSDASNAGAIVTAAASVGAFSLHAGSTDAAILTDLSEGMYSAITRGASDGTGIALVEVYDTNSSASQPRLVNLSARGFAGTGSEVLIGGFVVSYGPKTLLIRAVGPRLTALGLPAAEVLADPQMAIYGKPSGSTTDQVLLTNDDWGSNAGAATTASTAAGLGAFELPAGSKDAAFVATFQPGSYTVLVSGVGGTTGIALLEIYVVE
- a CDS encoding DUF4956 domain-containing protein, which codes for MLDFFVRGDYGATPASFETVLLALLLAFLLGLVMAWAYMTCHSGGSYSRAYVVSLVLMPVIVALVLSVLSNNLVTAFGLMAVFAIVRFRNILRDTLDTAYILAAIVVGMACGSQKYATAVVGCGVILLVVIALALTQFGRRSHYDLVLNLHWASPVARLGELQALLDRHAWRAVCAHHQPTPDGSGIDLSYRLLLRDPDRREELLRELGALAGVSCLASITAHDDSEI